In Pantoea agglomerans, the genomic stretch GCGCTGGTCTATCGACCCGGTTCGCCTCTGCGCAGCCGCTATGAGCAGCTGGCAGAAGCGATTCGCACGCACATGCAGGGCTATCTCGATACCACGTTAAAACAGGCGGTTTAAGCCGTTTAGCGCGGCCACGCGATAGGCCTCGGCCATGGTGGGGTAGTTAAAGGTGGTATTAACAAAGTACTCGATGGTATTACCGCCGTTTTTCTGCTCCATAATCGCCTGGCCGATATGAATGATCTCCGCCGCACGCTCGCCAAAGCAGTGAATGCCCAGGATCTCTTTGGTGTCGCGGTGGAACAGGATCTTTAGACTGCCCACGTTCATGCCGACAATCTGCGCGCGCGCCAGATGCTTAAACTGCGCGCGGCCCACTTCATAAGGCACCTTCATCGCCGTCAGCTGCTGTTCGGTTTTGCCCACCGAGCTGATTTCCGGAATGGTATAGATACCGGTCGGGATATCTTCCACCAGGTGCGCGCTGGCTTCACCTTTGATAATGGCCTGCGCGGCGATGCGGCCCTGGTCGTAGGCGGCTGAGGCCAGGCTCGGATAGCCGATAACGTCGCCCACCGCATAGATGTGCGGCTGCGCGGTCTGATACATGCTGTTTACCTTCAGCAAGCCACGTCCGTCCGCCTCCAGCCCGACGTTTTCCAGCGCCAGCGAATCGGTGTTGCCGGTTCGGCCGTTTGCATAGAGCAGGCAGTCGGCTTTCACCTTTTTGCCCGACTTCAGGTGCATAATCACGCCATCTTCAACGCCTTCGATTTTCTCAAACTCTTCGTTGTGGCGAATAACGACGCCGCTGTTCCAGAAGTGATAGGAGAGCGAATCGGACATCTCCTGATCGAGGAACGCCAGCAGACGGTCGCGGGTGTTAATCAGATCGACCTTGACGTTCAGCCCGCGGAAAATCGACGCATACTCGCAGCCGATAACGCCTGCGCCATAGATAATGACGTGGCCCGGCTCGTGATGCAGATTAAGAATGGAGTCGGAATCGTAGATGCGCGGATGGGTAAAATCGACGTCCGCCGGATGGTAAGGGCGAGAGCCGCAGGCGATGACAAATTTTTCCGCCGTCAGGCGCTCGCGCGTGCCGTCGTAATGTTCGACTTCAATAGTGTTGGCATCGATAAAGTGGGCGTTGCCCTGAAACAGCTCGCAGCGGTTGCGCTCGTAAAAGCCCTGACGCATGGCGGTCTGCTGGCTGATGACGTTCTCCGTGTGGTTAAGGATATCGGCGAACGAGGAGCGCAGCAGGCGAGTGTGATCGCTGTAAAGCGGGTTTTGGTTGAATTCAATAATGCGACTGACTGCATGGCGAAGCGCTTTGGAGGGAATGGTGCCCCAGTGAGTACAACCGCCGCCGATGTTATGGTAGCGTTCGATCACTGCGATGCGCGCTCCCTGCTTCACCAGGCC encodes the following:
- the sthA gene encoding Si-specific NAD(P)(+) transhydrogenase, giving the protein MQKSYDYDAIVIGSGPGGEGAAMGLVKQGARIAVIERYHNIGGGCTHWGTIPSKALRHAVSRIIEFNQNPLYSDHTRLLRSSFADILNHTENVISQQTAMRQGFYERNRCELFQGNAHFIDANTIEVEHYDGTRERLTAEKFVIACGSRPYHPADVDFTHPRIYDSDSILNLHHEPGHVIIYGAGVIGCEYASIFRGLNVKVDLINTRDRLLAFLDQEMSDSLSYHFWNSGVVIRHNEEFEKIEGVEDGVIMHLKSGKKVKADCLLYANGRTGNTDSLALENVGLEADGRGLLKVNSMYQTAQPHIYAVGDVIGYPSLASAAYDQGRIAAQAIIKGEASAHLVEDIPTGIYTIPEISSVGKTEQQLTAMKVPYEVGRAQFKHLARAQIVGMNVGSLKILFHRDTKEILGIHCFGERAAEIIHIGQAIMEQKNGGNTIEYFVNTTFNYPTMAEAYRVAALNGLNRLF